One region of Lagopus muta isolate bLagMut1 chromosome 13, bLagMut1 primary, whole genome shotgun sequence genomic DNA includes:
- the LOC125699834 gene encoding testis-specific serine/threonine-protein kinase 6-like — translation MAVLEYYERCQQRKEPMTGSAGSPVFFCHASLCSAPCSSVGSPVPPTPPCAGHPRLGTALSRPPMLGELDHPNIVLIFEIFELTDGMVYIVMESAAFDLQQRLQQLGKLPCVPDARDIFVQVVGAVHCLHNHNIVHRDLKCENILLSADGRQAKIDFSLSKEMSSYPEVSSTFCGTEAYMAPEMWLHYPHGAKKLDIWSLRVVLLAMVTGSLPFHGCLCNTIQHQKDGVQHLRGVSALPEPCQALLVQLLQFLPSSRPSVEQVASNSWLKGDN, via the coding sequence ATGGCTGTTCTTGAGTATTACGAAAGATGCCAACAGAGGAAGGAGCCTATGACCGGGTCAGCAGGGTCCCCTGTGTTCTTCTGCCATGCCTCCCTTTGCTCAGCCCCGTGCTCCTCTGTGGGCTCTCCCGTACCTCCGACACCCCCATGTGCTGGGCACCCGAGACTGGGCACAGCTCTCTCAAGGCCGCCCATGCTCGGTGAGCTGGATCATCCCAACATCGTGCTCATCTTTGAGATCTTTGAGCTGACCGACGGTATGGTCTACATCGTGATGGAGTCGGCAGCCTTCGACCTGCAGCAgcggctgcagcagctgggcaaGCTGCCCTGCGTCCCCGACGCCCGGGACATCTTTGTGCAGGTGGTGGGGGCCGTGCACTGCCTCCACAACCACAACATCGTGCATCGTGACCTCAAGTGTGAGAACATACTGCTCAGTGCTGATGGCCGCCAGGCCAAGATTGACTTTAGCCTCAGCAAGGAAATGAGCAGCTACCCAGAAGTGAGCAGCACCTTCTGCGGAACAGAAGCCTACATGGCCCCGGAGATGTGGCTGCATTACCCCCACGGTGCCAAGAAGTTGGACATCTGGAGCCTGAGGGTGGTCCTTCTTGCCATGGTGACTGGCAGCTTGCCCTTCCACGGCTGCCTCTGCAACACGATCCAGCATCAGAAGGATGGGGTCCAGCACCTGAGGGGGGTGTCCGCGCTGCCGGAGCCCTGCCAGGCCCTCCTtgtccagctgctgcagttcttaCCATCCTCCCGGCCCAGCGTGGAGCAGGTGGCCAGCAACAGCTGGCTGAAGGGGGACAACTAA